The stretch of DNA CcagtgaaataggtcagacagagacaaatactatatggtttctctcatatttggaatctaaaaaaacaaagaacagacaacaacacaaaaacagactcatcagtacagagaacaaactggtggtggcCAGAGGGGTAGGGATGGGAaatgggagaaataggtgaaagggattaaacTTCTGctcataaaataagtaaattatggaTATGGGGGAAAAGTGTCCTGTTtcaatataaagtattattttaaattactgatcATAAATAGTAACAGATATATTTATCATCAGTAGAACTAAAAGGTGGTCATACcacaacattttaaaagcaaagactCCCTCATGTAGAAAGTaaatattcaggggcgcctgggtggctcagtgggttaaagcctctgccttcggctcaggtcatgatccctgggatctgggatcgagccctgcatcagtctctctgctcagcagggagcctgcttcccatctctctctctgcctgcctctccgcctacttgtgatctctgtcaaataaataaataaaaccttcaaaaaaaaagtaaatactcactatgcagccatcaaaagaaacgaaatcttgccatttgcgacaacatggatggaactagagcgtatcatgcttagtgaaataagtcaagcggagaaagacaacaatcatatgatctccctgatatgagggagtggtgatgcaacatgggggcttaagtgggtaggagaagaatccatgaaacaagatgggatagggagggagacaaaccataagtgactcttaatctcacgaaacaaactgtgggttgctggggggaggggggctgggagaaggggggaaggttatggacattggggagggtatgtgcttttgggtaaattggaaggggagatgaaccatgagagactatggactctgaaaaacagtctgaggggtttgaagtggcgggggtgtgggaggttggggtaccaggtggtgggtattatagagagcacagcttgcatggagcactgggtgtggtgaaaaaataatgaatactgtttttctgaaaataaataaattggaaaaaaaaaaaagtaaatactcaGACATGACATACTAAAGTTACTGAGTTGAAAGTGAGAATTTatgtacattttaagaaaaatgcaaaccCAGGTAGCCTTTAAATTCTAATATATTCCTCATTTTTTACAAATATCTGTTGATGTCGAGTTATTTAAACTCATTTAAATGTGCAacacaggtttgtttgtttttttttaaagattttatttatttgaagggtgcctgggtggctcagtcgttaagcatctttcggctcaagtcatgatcccagggtcctgggatcgagccccacattgggctccctgctcaaatgggaagcctgcttctccctctcccgttccccctgcttgtgttccctctctcgctgtgtctttttctttcaaaaaaatctttttttttctttttttattacattttttatttttttataagcatataatgtatttttatccccaggggtacagctctgtgaatcgccaggtttacacacttcacagcacataccctccccaatgtccataatccccctcccttccccctccccccaggaaccctcagtttgttttgcgagattaagagtcacttatggttcgtctaataaaatcttttttaagaaagattttatttatttgaaagagcgtGCACAggtcagggtgggggtggggtggcggaaaggagcaaagggaggaggagaagcagacttaccgCTGCGCAGGgaacctgactcggggctcagtcccaggaccccagggtcatgacctgagctgaagacagacacttaaccaactgagccacccaggtgccccacattttaaagttaataaagcggggcgcctgggtggctcagtgggttgggccgctgccttcagctagggtcgtgatctcagggtcctgggatcgagtccctcgttgggctctctgctcagcagggagcccgcttccctctctctctctctgcctgcctctccatctacttgtgatttctctctgtcaaataaataaataaaatctttaagaaaaaaaaaagttaataaagcaTATTGCTATAAATGTACAGAcatggaggggggaaaaaggctGACAAAAATTAAGCTTTGGCTGGAGTATAGGGAGTAGAATATTCTCAAGCTGATGGTGGGAGTGTATCCAGGCAGACCTTATCAGTAGAGACTACCATTTTGTTCTCCCTTGTTGAGTGTGTGCAGTGCTCTGTCTAGGAAGAGAGCCTAGGGAATCTGAGCTCTGGCCATAGGAAGAGAACTCATTGCTGCTGTGATGCCCAGGGAATAGATTATGTGTATTAAGACATAATATGGCCCTTCACTTTGGAAAAAAGGCAAGCTGCAAAAAGATGTACAAGATCCTTACTATTATGTAGGCATTTAACTCCTCAGGAGCCATTTATGTCTGGGAGGGAAAGGGAATTCTGTGAGGAAGGGTTAACTctgtttctgttaaaaaaaaaagaaaagcggcgcctgggtggctcagtgggttaaagcccctgccttcggctcaggtcatgatcccagggatctgggatcaagccccacatctggctgtctgctcagcagggagcgtgcttccccctccctctctgcctgcctctctgcttacttatgatctttgcctgtcaaataaatcaataaaatcttttaaaaaaaaatcaaactgacatTATGGTGGCAGTGTTAGTATTTGTCACATTGGAGTATGGGTATTAAATAGATACATGGGTATGctttgtagaaaataaaatactttttttttttttttaatgacagctAGGgaaagggggaacacaagcacagggaagagggagaaagagagggagaaacaggcttcccgctgagcagggagcctgatctggggctcagtcccaggaccctggtattttgacctgagctaaaagcagacacttaacgactgagccacccaggcatcccagaaaataAGATATTTCAATTAAAgttcatattaaaatttttaaaagattacagtCATAGGACTGTACTTTTCTAGGTGTGAagataaattaatttttgaaagttgctaagaggccacctgggtggctcagtcagttgagcatctgccttcggctcatgatctcagggtcgcgctttgggctccctgctcggggggaagcctgcttctccctctacctctaacccccccacccccaccccactgcttctgcacatgttttctctctctctcatataaataaatagaatctttaaaaaaaaaaagttgttaagaATAACCACAGTTTTTCAACTTGACTTCTTAGTGCCTTACTCTATCTTCTCTGTGTATGAGCATTCCAGGTACCCATTTGGGTCTCTCAAGAGTCCTAGAGTTCTTACGTAATTCTCCTTTTGGGATTCTGTCCTAAACAATCAGAAATACAGAAGAGGCTCTGTAAGTTAACATTCATTACTGAGGTCTTTATAGTTGTGGAAATTTGGCagcaatatgtttttaaatacttttttttttattttatttatttgacagagagaggtcacaagtaggcagagaggcaggcagagagaggggagagcccgatgcgggacttgatcccaggactcggagatcatgacctgagccgaaggcagcggcttaaaacCCCGCAGTGTGGATACCTAGAATGACACATGATGGTCTCTGTGTGGGAGGGTGCCGAGTGTTTCAGGGGGTTTCTGGCTTTGGCTTTACTTACCCAAATGTTTACATAGTAACAGTGTTACTCCTCTCATgggggggaaattttttttttttttaatttgtcaaggTCTAGATTTAAGTTCtggttttttcctcctttctctttgtaGAAGTGGTGGTCTGTTTCTAGTTTTCTTACTGTATGACCAGGCTCTTGAGGAACTCTTGAGTTCCCCGCTCCATTGATCAGCCTCCCTGTTAATGAcgaagggttcctttttttcactCGGAGACATATATTCACTGTAGGACGTTGGGAAAGCAGAAAAGCTCAAAGGCAGACACCACCAGCAGTCCCTGTATTGGTTATCCACTGGCAACAGAGATCGAGTTTTGTCTACACATATATGCTTTGTCTGTTGTGTTGGAAGTTGCATGCAGTTTCCCATCGCGATGAGAGGCAGGTAGAATAATTACCTTTGAGTTTGTTCATATGGATCTTCACGCTTACATGGAAGTCATTCTCACTTCCTTCTGGTTCTCTTTGAGTGGCTGCTGCCTTTACCAGTGGCCTCAGCACTCCTGTTCCCCACACGGACATTCATGACAGCCTCCTACCTCTACTCCACAGTCAGACTGACCTCCTGTGGCTGTCACGGCAAGTCCTAGTTTAGAAAGGTTCTTCCCAGAATGAAGTGCATGTGTAGTGTATGTAGTGGTTGGGGTTTCCTGGGAACGGAATGGACTGCcagggtcaggctctctgctctcggAGTTGTGGCCAAGAGTCCTGGCAGCCACGTTTCATGTACTGCTTATGGAGGGTCATGCACATTGGGAGAAAAGGCTGAGGCAGGCTTCTCAGAACTGTCCTCCTCTTAAGAGTAACGCTTGGGCTCTTGACTATTTGACAAAAAGCTGAAATGTGCACTTTTGCTCGGCCCTAACATTGGTAACCACAGTAGTCCCTTTCCAGGCTGTTCTTGCCCAGTCTGTGGGCCAGAGTTTAGCGTGTGTAGTCATAATTGCTTCATTAGACCTTTGTTAGGGGTTCTGAGTGCTGTTTCCAGACCTCCCGTCAGTATTTAAGTTCTggctctgcccctgcttgtggcAGTGTCATTTGAGCCAGTCAACTGTCTGGATTGGTTTTTAGGACACATTAGGTTTTAGGACTCCTTTCAGAGAATATTTTGGGAGGTGTTAGGAGATTTAGTAGAAGATCATGAGCTTTGATTACATTGGTAGATAAAGAAAGGCAAATTCCATATTATTGCCCTGTCCTATGTTATTTCTCTTGTGCATATTTACTTATTCTAATCAGGCATCATATCCTCGTCCTTTCTGGTGCTCTTCCTACTTGAACTGGGAGCGCAGTTTGTGTATGGCCTAGTGACACTGGGTAGGTTCCCCACGTGTTCTGGATCACCTGGAGGGAGGCACCACTGCTTCACAGGGGAGCTCAACCATCCTGCAGAATTTGGTTCTGGGAATGAAACTAGAGTGGCCCAGTCCACACCTCCAATTTTGGTTTAAACCTGGGCCTTTTGGGGTAGTTGGCTGGTGATTTAGACATAAAGTTGGCATTTATTTGGGTTATAAAGGATGGTCTAAGTTCTTATGTTATTCTGAAGCTCAGTGGGTTCCCTGCAAACAGTGAATAAACCAGTTAAAGACCCATGTCAGCTATAAGTAATGGTTTGCTGCTTCTGACCCAAGCactttctttgacagacagagatcataagtaggcagagaggcaggcagagagagagagagggaggaaagcaggctctccgcttagcagagagcccgatgcgagactcgatcccaggacgctgggatcatgacctgagccgaaggcagcggcttaacccactgagccacccagcgcccctgaCCCAAGCACTTTCTTAAACCTGGTGACTTGCTGGGTGGTGTGGAAACTACTCCTCAGAACACTCATCATCTCTCAGGTTGACCAGGGTGGCCTTGTTAGGGATCTAGGGCAGTAAGGAAATCCATCTTTGCTCTTGAACTTAGCATGGCAATGAACGACAGGAAGTTCTTTGAGCTGGTCAGTAGTACCCGGTTGTTCTTTCGATTAAAAGCTGGCTTTCGCCTCTATTCTAAAGtatgtttttgttctttcccCTCACCTATCTTGGcaagtgtttttgtttgctttattattattgagtcataatataaataaaagtgatttttagCTAAACTTTATATACGGTAAAATATGTAgatttaaatgtacagttcatATGTAATCACCTCCCTATGTATCCATCACCTGCAGAAAGTTCCCAGAGTACCTAGATCTTAAGTTCACATTGTGAATTTTACATAAATGTCTCCTAATTGGACCACTGCCCAGATCAAGATAAAAACGTTCTCTAGCAGGGTTCAGACTTGGGTGCCCGCGCCCCACAGAACATGCGCTCACATGCGCCCTCTGTCTGGGCGGGGTGGGGTACCCAGTGCTGCGCTCTGCTTGCCGAGTGCTGCGGTCTGCGGTCACTTGTCTCTCAGTGGCTCCATGATGCAGCGCGTTTCCTCTGATGTCCCCCACTCCTAGTGCTGGGCCCCCCAAGGAATAATGTTCTGTCTTCGCAGATCTGGGACACAGCAGGCCAGGAGCGGTTCCAGTCCCTTGGTGTGGCCTTCTACAGAGGCGCAGACTGCTGCGTTCTGGTGTTTGACGTTACTGCCCCCAACACATTCAAAACTCTCGATAGCTGGAGAGATGAGTTTCTCATCCAGGCCAGTCCCCGGGATCCTGAAAATTTCCCCTTCGTTGTGTTGGGAAACAAGATTGACCTCGAAAACAGACAAGTAAGTGCTGAAGGATAATGGGAATCTTCTGTGTGGAGGCTTATGAATCTGCCCTCATTTAGGTTGTGGTTTCTGGACCGCCTTTTGAAAGTGGCAGCTAAGTTTTAGATGACAGGTACTGTTTTAGCTTTGATTGGTAAAAAGCCATGCTGCCTAAGGACCAGTCCCCAgtatatctgtgtgtatgtgtgtggctccagagtggGGTAGAGGGGAGGGATAACTAGCTAGTTACCTGCCCAGCCCTTGACCTTGCTTCCTAATCTGCTCAAGGCCTACCATTTTGCTTTCCCCTGTGGCAAAACAGGGACAGTGAATGTTTGCAGTGGTATTCCTTTTGAAATTACGCCAACAGAGTACCAAGTGCATTTTGTGGAATTGCCTGTGCTGGCCATTGTTTCGGTTGCCATGAAATAATTTGACTTCAGGCTGGTTGCGTTTTGGCCTTTTGGATTTAAAGGCAGAGTTCCATTTAAAGCTGTAGCACAGCTAGGCCTCACACCTTTCCATTTAAAGCCTGGCTCATGCACTTTTTACTTGGGAATATTTCTTGGAGTCTGAATCTTGACTTATGTAACAAGAACACTCTGGGATCAGATGACAGTGTACCCAAAAGCCCTGGCACCTAGAGGAGCTTGGGGAATGGTGGCTTTCTGGTTGGCCTGTTGCTGTTTTCTTCTCCTGTGAAAGGCACTGGCTTCTAAGGTGACTTGTGGTTTGGTGGGCTCTGTGCGAAGCCCAGGTGGCTCCAGAAAAGTACATGTGGGAACGTGAACTGGTCTTCCGGTCAGCTACCTTTTGAGGACCAGAACCCAGGAGACTCGGTTTAAGTGCCCATGCTGTCTCAGGCCAGCTGTGACTTCGGGCCATCGTCTCTGCCCTGTGAGCCTCCGTTCTCCTTCTGCACTCGAAAGGAGGGAATTAGTTTTTGTCCTTCTCGAGTGCTCCTGCACTTCAGGGGCCTGCCTGGATCTCCGTGTATGTAGAAGATTGCTCTTTGGGCTTTGAGTAAAATTGCTCTGGTTTACTTTGAAATAGCATTTCTCTTGGGATTGGGAGCATGGACTCTTATAGCTTGGTTTATTTCTGGCCAttgatctctttttctccctttcctaggTGACAGTCCTCTCGTTCCTGAaagtgggctggggtggggaaggaattCGGGTAGGAGAGGCAAGGGTGTCAGTGAGAGCTGCGAATTCTGTGGCACAGGTGATGGAACCCTAGCAGTAATGGCAAGGGACTGCAAACCTTAAGACCAAGCTGCCAGGCATTTCCTGGGCTGGGACCTCTGAGGTCCCAAGAGGAACAGTTCTGTACTTCCCAGGCCAGCTAGCTCCTTTCATCATCTGCCTAGAAGTGCAGCTAAGGGTCAGAAACTATGGATTATAGAATGGACTTAGGTGTGAGGCCTAGCTGTGCTACACAAAGCCtgcagtgtgaccttggacaggtctGCCGCCCCCTTCCTCAGACCCCTGCCACCCTCATCCAGTCTGCTCCTTTCACCTGTGCTAGCGGCTTCTGTCAGGAGCACATGTACACCCTGTTTCCTCTTCCAGGTGGCCACAAAGCGGGCACAGGCCTGGTGCTACAGCAAAAACAACATTCCCTACTTCGAGACCAGTGCCAAGGAGGCCATCAATGTGGAGCAGGCGTTCCAGACAATTGCACGGAATGCACTTAAACAGGTGGGTCTCTCGCAGCTGTCTGGCTCCCTCTGGAGGAGGCCTAGCCCCTGCCTGGCTTTCTTGTCCTTAATCTTTCTTAGCTCTTTCTTCTGTGTAGCCAGAAAAACCCATGTGTTTATCTAGGAAGGTCATGAGGCATTCCGCTAAAGCTTCCAGAAAATTCCACTTGCTTGTAAAGACCCTCTACAGTGCAAGGGCAGCGAAGATGCGCTGAGGCCACCCTTATTTGGGGACGTCCTTGTTCCCCTTGCATGCTATCCGATGAGACCTCTAGGAGCCCTCGGTCAGACGGCTCCCTCTGCTGAAGGAGGGGACAGACCCATCATTAGATCCAGttcggtttttgttttgtttttctcatctctgaGCTTGCATGCCCTCCTCTGTCAGATAATACTTGCCGCAGGGTGGTTGTGAGGATGGAATGAGACAGGCTCGTTCCTGGCGTTCTCCTGAGTGGTTGTGTTTGATCACCAGAAGTTCTAGGAATTGTATTCCTTGAGTgaggttttctttctcatttatgttGTTTACTCACCTGTTTTTGTTGGCATGAGGGAGTGGAATGCTCTGTTGATTCAGCAGCTCTTTGGGGCCAGTGAGTTAAGACAGATCATGAGGTACCGTCCATGCTCTGTGATGTCAGACTCGGGAGCGGGTGAGTATCAGAGGCGAGGCGCACACCAGAAGATGTGGAGAGCATCTTGACGAGGCATATGGTGGCTATAAAGGGCAAGGCGGTTCTGCGAGCTCCAGGAAACTGGGTTTATAGAAAGCACCGATTCTCAGCAGGCCAGGGCATCTGGACCTCTGGGCAGGGAACTAACTTGGTTGTTCCAAGGGCTGGACTGAGTGTTCTGTGATGAAAGGAATCGATGCACCCAAAACGCTCGGAGCCCCTGCTGAGCACCCCTGATGCTAACAGGATGTAGGCCCGAGGTGTTGGCCACCTGCTCTCCCCCTTCCTTTAACCCACCTTCACACCTAGGTGTGAATATTGCTGTCCCAGTAGCCTTATTAGAATGCTTTTTTGTTCCTACACACTAGTCTCTCAGGAGTAAGATCGTTAGATTGAAAGGTATATGTGCTTTCAAAAGATGGTGCCAGATTGCTTTCCTCGAGGACGGTAGTACTTCAgtcctttctcttccctgctcagcagcaagtgGCCAGCGCCATCTGGAACTCTGCTGCCTCGCTGCCTGTCACTGGGCCCCTGCTGCACGCCGGCAGCACCTGGCACTGGCCCGGGTGCCCATCGCTCCCGTGAGCGGGAATTACCTTGACCGGTATTGCAAGTGACTTTTCCAACTCTGTTGTCTCCCTGGGGCatagaaaaaagtaatttttgttaGGTATGTCATTTTAAATGTCTGGATTTCCCACGTCTAGATTATTGTCTAATTCAATTGAACTTATTTTGCTTACGGCAGGAAATTAGGGACTCACGTTTTTCTTTTAGCAGAGTAGTCAGTTGTTTCAAATATTAGTAGCAGATTGTTAGATAAACCACTTTCCCCCGTAGATTGAAGCATTACCTTTGTGTACTAAATGCTTGTGTATATTGGGAACTTTTTCTGGTCTGCCCAGTTTGTTCGGCAGCGTGCGTGTTCCTTGCCTGGACTGTTGTGATTTGACTGCCATTACAGTGTAGTATCCCCTCTGCTAGGCAAGTCTCCCTCCATGACAGGTGACTAGTGACtgacaaaaaaaaacatttttgggttttttttttccttggctaTTTTGGTGCATTTTCTATTTAGACTGAGAATTTTATTGCGGTTCCACCTTCTTTCCTTACCCTTCCCAAATACAAAATCTTATTGAGATTCTGTTTGTGATTCTGCATTAGAGCTGTCTTACTAGTGTGCTTTGGGTTCCGTTACAAAGTATTGCAGACTGGGTAGCAGAACAGCAGGCTTTATGTTccctcagttctggaggccagaagcttaaaatcaaggtgccagcaaaTTCAGTTTCTGCTAAGGGCTCTCTCACCGGTTTTTGCAGACTGCCGTCTTTGTCCTTGTGTCCTCTGGTGTGTGGCTTTTCCTCTGTGctgacagagagcgagagcaagcacgagCAAGTGGGGAAACATACACTCCCCGTGTCTCCTCTTAGAAGGACACACTCATCCTGTCAAATCAGGACCCCACCCTTAATGACCTCATTTCACCTTCATTACTTTCTTAATCATAATACTGGCACcctggggattaggatttcaacatagaaATTTTGGAGagacacattcagtccatagcagctATTATTTTAGGTCTTGTGTGCTGTCCTTCAATAAAACTATCATTTTTCACATCCTTTGCCTTTCATATTAAATATACTCCTaggtgctggtgggaatgtgaaatgatgcacccactttggaaagcagtctgacagttcctcaaaaagttaaacgtgtcaccctgtgacccagcagttcCGCTCCTAGGTGCATACCCAGGAGAAACAAAAACTTGTCCACACAAAGTCTCATACATGAGTATTCATAATAGCATTACTCATAATAcccaaaaggcagaaacaaacAAGTGTCCATCAAATGAAATATCCAAGATAGGCCAGTCTGTTAAGACAGAAGATGTCTGTGGTTGCCAAGGCTTGAGAGTGTGTGACTGCCAATAGGGGCAGGGTTTCCGTGGAGTGAAGAAAATCTGTGGAATTAGTGGTGGTAGTTGCTCAACtttgtgaatacactaaaaaccactgaattgtacgcTCCGTGGTCTGTCTCAGTAGATCTTCTTCCCATGTGTATTCCTTGGAGGTTTTTACTTTTATAGAACAGTTCCTGTCACTTAGGTTCTCAGTGTTTAAGTGACAAATTGTTTTCTTATACCAGGAAGTGGATAGCTGCTGTGCACTGGACCCATGTTATTTCAGCAAAAAGTCCCACTAAACTGACCACGGTCCATCTCCTGTGACCTCTCACCACGGTTGCTGATACAGTTCATCCATAGCTGGTTTCTGAGTATGGGGCATTTAGAGGCAAAACCCTCCTAAGCctttggaagaaaaggaaaatgggggggggcacctgggtggctcagtcattaagcgtctgcctttggctcaggttatgatctcagggtcctgggatcgagccctacagcgggctccctgctcagcaggaagcctgcttctcccacttcccctacttgttTTCCCTcttgcttgctgtctctctctgtcaaataaataaagaagaaaaagaaagtggaccGTTAGTCCAGAAAAATGAATGGCAGACGGGACTAGAGGAATGTTTTGGGACTGAAAGGGCAGGTAGCACTCATGCTCCAGCCCACACTTGCCTTGTGGAAGTGCTGAGAGCTGCCAAAATCTAGCCCGTGTTGAAGTCTGACTTCGGAGTGTTGGCGGTGGTACGCTACGGAGCGCTCAGAAAGCGTCTGTGAGCTGgctgtggtccctaagccaccagatTTCCATCGTGACGGTGGAGAGCGTGAGTCAGCTGTGTCCTGACTGCTCAGCGCCGATCGCTGCTCTTCCGCTCGGTTTCTCTCTTCACGTTGTCGCAGGGTTGTCATAAAACCTGTCTTGCCCTCGCTCGGCCCTTGAGAGTTGAGCACCTTCTGCCAGAGCCCTCCCTTCACCGCTATGtctgccccagccccctgccccacgAGAGCCGTGGGAGAGCACCACTGAGGCTGCCGCAGAGCTCGGAGCTTCCCCATAGCCTCAGTAACAGacctctctcccgctctctctctgtgcaGGAAACAGAGGTGGAGCTGTACAATGAATTCCCCGAGCCCATCAAACTGGACAAGAACGACCGGGCTAAGGCCTCGGCGGAGAGCTGCAGTTGCTGAAGGGGCAGTGAGAGCAGAGCGCAGAGTCCTTCACAAACAAAGAACACACTTAGGCCTTCCAACACAAGCCCCCTCTCCTCTTCCAAACAAAACATAAAGTCATCTCTCGAATCCAGCTGCCAAAAGAAACCCCATCAAACAcacccttacacacacacacacacacacacacacagccctgacACAAGCAGACAGACTCCAGCCCAGGCCTGTGATGACTCCATCGGGGTCTGCCCACCCACCACATCAGCCCTCGTATGGCAGCGGGACAGGCAAGCCGTAGAAAACGTTCTGGTGTGGAGTCGGCATCGGAAGCTTATTCTTTTCGTCTACTGGGGAGAGAGAACTGTTTACAGTTAATCTGTGTCTAATTagttatctgatttttttaacgGTCTTGTGGTCTttttaccccccaccccaaccccctcctCCTGTGAAGGCTACCACTTGGGAAGGCTGGTGCCCCATGCTTCATTACAGGCTCACACCCAGTCTGATCAGACTGAGTTTTGTATGTATCTGTTAATGCTTGTTACTTTTAACTAATCAGATCTTTTTACAGTATCCATTTATTATGTAATGCTTCTTAGAAAAGAATCTTATAGTACATGTTAATATATGCAaccaattaaaaatgtataaattagtGTAAGAAATTCTTGGATTATGTGTTTAAGTCCTGTAATGCAGGCGTGTAGGATGGAGGGTTGAACCCTGTCTGGATTGCAGAGTGTTAGCTACTCAGAATTCAGAAATCCAGCTAGAGGCAGTATTCTGTACAGTAGACACAAGAATTATGTACGCCTTTTATCAAAGACTTAAGAGCCAaaaagcttttcatctctccAGGGGGAAAACTGTCTAGTTCCCTTCTGTGTCTAAATTTTCCAAAAGGTTGATTTGCATAATACAGTGGTGTGTGCAATGGATAAATGGCCGTTGTTTCAGAaactaaaattctcattttttcctccccctgccccccccatacTTGGAAACTCCGCTATTAGGTCAGCATCCTACTgataagaggaaaaggaaaatcctAACAGATCTGTCCTAGTGATTTTACCTTTGTTCTAGAAGGCACTCCTTTCAGGGTTGTGGTATCCTTAGGTTAGCaaacctttttctccttttccccaccAACTCCCAGTATTGCCCACTATTCATTAACCTGTTTCTTTGGTATGGAACCCTGGCAGTTCTGCCCCCTCCCTAGGATCTGCCCCTGCATTGTAGCTTGCTTAACGGAGCACTTCCCCTTTTTCCAAAGGTCTACATTCTAGGGTGTGGGCCAAGTTCTTCTGTAAAGAGATGAACGTGATGCCAATAAAATGTAACAAGAACAAAG from Neovison vison isolate M4711 chromosome 6, ASM_NN_V1, whole genome shotgun sequence encodes:
- the RAB7A gene encoding ras-related protein Rab-7a, with translation MTSRKKVLLKVIILGDSGVGKTSLMNQYVNKKFSNQYKATIGADFLTKEVMVDDRLVTMQIWDTAGQERFQSLGVAFYRGADCCVLVFDVTAPNTFKTLDSWRDEFLIQASPRDPENFPFVVLGNKIDLENRQVATKRAQAWCYSKNNIPYFETSAKEAINVEQAFQTIARNALKQETEVELYNEFPEPIKLDKNDRAKASAESCSC